The Zalophus californianus isolate mZalCal1 chromosome 8, mZalCal1.pri.v2, whole genome shotgun sequence genome has a segment encoding these proteins:
- the LYG1 gene encoding lysozyme g-like protein 1, whose protein sequence is MSVLWLLLGLLALIDSSESSNWGCYGNIRNFETPGASCGIGKRHGLNYCGVRASERLAEIDMPYLLRYQPVIRTVGQKYCVDPAVIAGVLSRGSHGSNVMVNVGNMGNGIGVVQDPGLYAPTSWISESQVSQVTEVLTVRIKEIQRRFPTWTSDQYLRGGLCAYAGAPSYIRSSRDLRCDFCNDVLARAKYFNRHGF, encoded by the exons ATGTCTGTGCTATGGCTGCTTCTGGGTCTTCTTGCCCTTATTG ATTCCTCTGAAAGCAGCAACTGGGGATGCTATGGAAACATCCGAAACTTTGAGACCCCTGGGGCTTCTTGTGGGATTGGAAAGCGTCATGGCCTGAACTACTGTG GAGTTCGTGCTTCGGAGAGGCTGGCTGAAATAGACATGCCATACCTCCTGAGATACCAGCCCGTGATTCGTACTGTTGGCCAAAAATACTGTGTGGATCCTGCAGTGATCGCTGGAGTCTTGTCCAGGGGGTCTCATGGCAGCAACGTTATGGTCAATGTGGGCAACATGGGCAATGGCATCGGGGTTGTGCAG gACCCTGGTCTTTATGCTCCCACATCCTGGATCAGCGAGTCCCAGGTTTCTCAGGTAACCGAGGTTCTGACTGTTAGGATCAAAGAAATCCAGAGGAGGTTTCCAACCTGGACCTCTGACCAGTACCTGAGAG GTGGACTCTGTGCTTATGCTGGAGCTCCCAGCTATATCAGAAGCAGCCGGGACCTGAGGTGTGACTTCTGCAATGATGTCCTTGCACGAGCCAAATACTTCAACAGACATGGCTTCTAA